The sequence below is a genomic window from Prosthecobacter dejongeii.
GCTTTACGCAAAGCCATGCGCCCTGGAAAATCAAACACTTGGGCGATCTGAGCCCGCCAGACCAGCCCCTCCTTTTGACTGGCGAGGCTCATGCCCCCGAGCTCCATGGAAAGCTCTGGATTTGCCCGCTGTGCAGCCGACTGGCGTCCACCACGCGCTGCGGCTATTTCGGCTTCATAGAAGCGGACTTCCGGGTTCTTTTCCAGCGCCTCCGCAGCGAGATCGTTGGAGGTTAAGACAGGCGTTAAAGCCGAGAGATGAGGTGCTATGGCGAGTAACCAAACAGCCATGTGAAAAAACAAAATTTTCATGAGAACAGAAAGCAAATGATGAAGGCGGGCAGCGGCCGGACGGGCTGCAGGCATGGACTTCCCATGCTGTGGCCCCGGAGAAATTTGGCCACAGGGATACCGGCGAGTAAGGAGCCTAACGAACTATGCGGAATAGATCAGGCTATAAGACCTGATTGAACGCACTTATGACTTGGCTCAAATCAATAGCTGGACCGTTGCCAGCACAGGCCTGCTCTTTGGCAGACCCCTCTCAGCCGAGAGGTAAAACGGTAGCGGATCATGCCGCACCGGAGAAGGGACTGAAATAATCAAACACGCTGTCGCTGTGTAGTTCAGCGCGGGTGTGCTTTTGACTATCAACTCCAATAGATCACGAGCGGAAGTGATGCTGCCTTTTACATGAGCGGAGACCAAACTATGATCGCCATGTGAATCAGACGCGCTCATGCTCACAAGCACACGAGCCAAATTCTCCGAGTGGTCTTCCACTCGAGGCGTGTAGTGCCCGGCAGAGTGCCGCAAGACGAGTTGGGTGCCTGTTTCAGACTCCTGAACTTGCACACCATGGCTCCCATCCAGATTCGCCATCATCACCATCACCGCAGGCATGATCGCCGTGCCTGTGATGGCATAGGCCATCAGCAAGAGGCTGGCAAGAATGCGGTGTGGCAGTTTCATGAATATAACTACTTAGTTATCTAACAACAATTAACGCAATGTGGCAATGAGATGTTGCAACATGATCAAAAGATAATGTTAGGCTGAATTTGATACTCACTCGCAAACTTACTGACAGGGAAGATGTTCCAGCCTTGAAGACCTTATCTCCCTCGTCACCTTACTCTCCATGACGCGCTTCATCGCTCTTTGTTCCGTCCTCATCGGAGGCTCCCTTTACCAGGCTCATTCGGCATTACCCGGCTGGCAGGCTGAAGTGGCTGTGATCCAGATTTCCAGCACTGCGGATCAGTCGCCCCAGCCAGCTTTGACCTGGTCTCCCACCACTCAAGAAGCACGCCCGCTTTTAGTCGGTCTGCATACCTGGAGCGGGGATTATCAGCAGGCTGCCAATGGACGTGTGTATGCGCAGTGGTGCATGGATCAAGGCTGGCACTTTGTGTATCCCAATTTTCGCGGACCCAATCAAACCCCCGCAGCTATGGGCAGTGACCTGGCCGTGCAGGATGTGGTAGATGCCGTAGCCCATCTGCAAAAAACTCAGCATGTGGATGCCAGCCGCATCTACCTCATCGGCGTCAGCGGCGGCGGCCACATGGCCATGCAGATGGCAGGCAGGCATCCCGAAATCTGGGCCGGTGTCTCCGCCTGGTGCGGCATCAGTGACATCACCGCTTGGCACACTGAGCATTCAAAAAATGGCGTGCCTGACAACTATGCGCGTCACATTGAGCTGGCGCTCGGCGGAGCACCTGTTGGAGCTTTGCTCACGCAGGCTGCCCAGCGCTCTCCCCTCACGCATCTCGCGAGAGCCAAAGACGTGCCGCTGGACCTGAATCACGGCATTCATGATGGCCGAACCGGCAGCGTTCCTTTTCGGCATAGTTTGTTAGCCTTCAATCGGGTGGTGGACTCCCCCCTGCCGGAGACGGAAATTCGTGCGTACTATGACACCCAGCAAAGGCCCACCACTTGGCCCGCACCCGAGGCCGACCCGCTGTATGGCAGCAAGGTCGTCCTGTTTCGCAAGACTTCCGCCAACGCACGTGTGACCCTTTTTGAAGGGGGGCATGAGATCCTCTACACGCCTTCGCTCAACTGGTTGGCGCAGCAGCAAAAGGGGAAACCTGCTGTCTGGAAAATTGCCACACCCATGCCCGTCAGCGGCGCGGCAGAGACAAAATCTGGCCTGTGACAATCCTTGAAGTACCCCGCATCCCGCGCCATCTCACAGAGACATGCTGAAAGCCTTTATCTTCGACCTCGACGGCACCCTCATTGACTCCCTGGCAGACATCGCGGCGTCTATCAATCGCATGCTCGAAGCTCGCGGCTACCCTCTTTGCAAAGATGCGGGCATCTTCAAACAAATGGTGGGAGATGGCATGGAGAAACTGGTCGAACGTGCTCTTCCAGAAACCGCCCGCAGTGAGGAAATGATCCGCCTCTGCACCGAGGAATATCGCGCCTTTTATGACATCCACTGGCAGGAACAGACACAGCCTTATCCGCATATCGTCGAGGTCCTCGCGGCCTTGAAGGCGAAAGGCCTCAAGCTCGGCGTCATCTCCAACAAAGCCCATCGCTTCACCGTTCCCATGACGGAGCACTTTTTTGGCAGCGACTGCTTTGAACTGATCCTGGGCCAGAGGGCTGAGGTGCCCCGCAAACCCGACCCCGCAGGGGCCCACGAGGCCGCTACTATCTTGGGACTGCGCCCGGAGGAGTGCGCCTACGTGGGAGACTCCGGCATTGACATGGCCTTTGCCAAAAGCTCCGGCATGGTCGGCATCGGCGTGGACTGGGGCTTTCGCTCCGTCGCGGAGCTGACCGAACATGGAGCCACCTACGTGATTTCAACACCGGGCGAATTGCTCGAAATCTACGACAAATCATGCTGATCCTTGAGTGCGGCGGGAGCTGCGCGTAGAATCTTGATTATGGTTTCCACCCGCATCCTGCGAATCGCTGCCCAGACCTCCGTCCTGGCAGCCTCTTTTTGGCTATCTTCTTGCAAGACTCCCACGGCCCCTCCACCGCCGGTGGTCGAGCCTGCCAAAAAGCCCACGGGCCTCTTCGAATGGCAGGGCGAAGGCAAAAGCATCTCCTCCATCAAGATCAATGTGGATGAGCAGAAAGCCTATCTCTACAACGGCGAAGACCAAATAGGCTGGACCTACGTGGCCACCGGCATCACCAGCTTCCCCACCCCCACGGGCGAATTCAAAATCATGGAGAAGGTCGCCGACAAAGTCTCCAATCTTTATGGCAAGGGCTACGATGCCAATGGCAAGCTGGTGAACTCTGACTTTAAACAAGGCCGCGATCTGCTGCCCCCTGGAGGCCGTTTTGAAGCCGCGAAAATGACCTACTTCATGCGCCTCACTGGCGATGGTGTGGGCATGCACATCGGCCCGATCCCGCGCCCTGGCCGCCGTGCTTCCCACGGTTGCATCCGCCTACCGTCCAAATTTGCTGGCACCATCTTCAAAAACGTCTCCGTCGGCACGCCCGTGACCATCGTCGGCAGCGGTCCAGACTATGCCACCTACATCAAGCAGTCTAACGCTAAGGCCAAAGCCAACGCCGCCAAACTAGCCGCAGCCAAAGCCAAGGCCAATGAGGCCGCCGTCAAAGCCGCCACCACCCTGGCCCCTGATGATCCCAATGGCCCTGGCCCCGATACCCCACCTGCCGCAGGCACACCCGCTCCCGGCAGCTCCGTCATCACGACCCTCCCTGCTCCCGCCGCAACCCCGACCCCGGTTCCAGCAACTCCCACCGAAGAGGTGAAACCTGCTGTTCCTGCCCCGCAACAGTAAGGGCCTGCTCCAGCATTTCAAAACGACGCAGTCTCGAAAGGGACTGCGTTTTTTGTTTATATCGGAGCTGTCACATCTTCTGCAAAAACGGGTATTGGTAGCTCATCTGATCTTCTCCCATGGCTACCGAACAAGAATTTAAAAACTGGCTTCAAGCGAGCACTGACAACGTGACCCATTATTTGAAGGGTAACATCGAGAATCAAAAAATCACCCCCGCCCAAATGCAGAATGTGCTGATGAAGACAGCTCAAGATCTGCAAATCACCCCCACAGCAGAACAAATCCGAGAGGCGTCCGAGAGAATGATGAAGGCCGCAGACGCCTCAAATGTGCACGTGGAAAAAGCGAATGAATGGAATGCCTATGGTCGGGCCAAAGGGCAGGAAGGCGAGCAACACAAGCAACAGGCTACGAGCCTGAGAGAGGCACTTCAGAACGAAAAGAACACGGCTGGCTGGCAGCGTAAATCGGAAGTGAGCGAGCTTGGAGCTCAACTCAACCACGCGAAGTATGAAAGGGCTCAAGCCATGGGACACAACTCTGCGGCCATGATTCAGGCGAACCACCACCAAGAACTGCGACAGACTGCCTTTGCCGAAGAAGTCATGAAGGGTCTGGTCACTCCGAATCAAGCCAGGTTCAGCCAAGATACTTTCGATGCGCTGATAGCAGCCCAAAATGACACCACTTACAAAGGGAAGGACTACACAGACAATCTGAAAAATTTGGCCAAAAACCTGGCTGACGAAGCTGTCGGTGGCAACTCGGTGGATACAGAACGTGCCGTTTTTGAAGCCGCTCTTATCGAGAAACTCGAGATCGCTCCCGCTAAACAAGCGATTGCGGAACTCGATGCCAAATTGGAAGTCAATAGCTCCGCAGCACTTGCTTGTCACGAAGCGCTCTCGGACCCCCATCTTAGTCCCTTGAAAGAAGCAGACCTTTTGCTGGATTTGGAAGGCTTACAGCAGGAAGCCAAGGACCTTAAAGAAGAAAAAGCCGATCACGAAGTGACCCTACGCGTTTCAGGCGCGCGGCTGGAAACACTCCAGCAGAAGATGGATCAGCCCCAGCTTCAAACGGCCCTCCGGGCTGATGCCGCCAATGCCGAGTTGCAGGCGGATCTGCTAGCTGCGGATCCCAGCGATCTCGATAGGGGGCAGCAGCAAAGACCCGCACGCTCTGGCATCGTTCTTGGCGCTGCCCGCCCGCAGCCTCAGTTAGGCGGCAGTTCTTCCTCGTCTGATCTGGCCTCTGAACCGGAGAAGAAGGAAGCCAAGCAGTCCACCCGAGAAAACGCGGGGCTTTCGAATTGGACGAGTGCCAAACCCAGCCCCAACGCCATTCAAAAAGGCCAAGGCCTCTGAGCCGCCCGCGCCTATTCCTCCCCAGCAAAGTACTCCACCTCATTCATCTGGAAGCACTTCTTCTGCGGCTTCATCAGCCACTTGCCCGATTCAGGATAGTGTATGATGTCTGCTTGCGGCTGATCCGCGATGACCATGAAGGTGAGGTCTTCCTCACCGTGATTGTGGATCTGGTGCGCCTCTCCAGGAGGAAACACCAGGTAATCTCCCGCCTGGATGACCTCTTTGCCCTTTGGGCTCCGCACAACGCCAAAGCCAGACAAAATGTAGTATGCCTCCCACTGAGCTGAGTGCTCATGAAAAGGGAAATTCACCTTACCCGGAGGCACCCGGTGGATTTCCACCTCAAACGGATGCCCACCGCCCCAGGTACCCGTATCCTTTGCCCCACCCGTCGCCTGAGAAAGGGAACGACGGCGCACGCCATACTTCCCCTGGGGTGAATTTTGCGAGGTCCAGGGAAGATCGTCAGATTGAATGCGAGTCATGGGGATGGATCCACTACATAATTCAAAATCGAGACGGGCTGTACAGCAATTTGACCTGTCTTTGAACTAGGCGCTGAAGGGGAAGGTAGCAGCTTTAAGGGCAACCAATCCGCGAACGCGGGAAGAGCACCACCAAAGGCTTTTAGAGGTCGCTGGCAGGCCCCATGGAGGAGTGTTACAGGCACTTTGGGTTCCAGGCGAAATTCATAATCTAGCGCAATCGCTCGGGGTCCAAGCCAGCGGACTGTGGGACAAATGGCCGCGCCCTCGCGATGAAAGGCCAAAAGAGTCGCAGGCTGCTGCTCGCCTTCCAAAACAAAAGCACTGGCTCCACCGAGCCCTAAGGCGCTGCCTTTAAAATCAGCCACCGAATGTTTTTGGCCTTTCGCATCCCACACTTCAATCACGGGGGACCGAAAGGTGGTAACGTAGCTGACACGCACGGTCTGTGCTTCCTGCCCTGCATGGTAGAATCGGTCTTGCCACACGGTTGCAATACCACCTTCTAGATTTTGATCTTTGCGATACACGCTAATTTTGGACAACGGGTCATAGAGCCCAATTGACGGGGGTATTACCAATTGACCCTTGGAATGAGCATGCAACAAACTTTGGCCTACAGTCATTCGAGCAGGGTGTCCATCGAACCAAATTTGATTCACGGATGTTGCCCCCAGTTCCCCGTACCGACCATGATCATATTGCATTTCCCAGGTCAGTCCTAGACCATCACTTTCCGGCTTAGGTTTAGGATCAGCCGAGGACCACACCATAGTCGAGGGTAATGGGCCTTTTTGATGCTCTGGATTCCACAAATCGGGTCGGCCAAAATTCAGGCCCTGCGATTCATTACCTGCTGGTACGTAATGGCCAACGTCGGCATGATCAGGAAATCCCGTGATGGCGTTGATCGTCCCTTCGGCGTAACGCTTCACCAAGGTCACCCCATGGATCAACCAACGTGTCTCACCCGGTGGAATCTCGGCCGAATAGATGACCTGAAGTTTTTTATCCACCATGTGCCAGTGCATACGGGGTGATTCCTTTTTGACCAAAGCCTGAATACGAGTGGCCACCAGTGTCTCTCCCACTTTGCCTGAATCTGTAGGGGCCAGCCAACGATCATTCGCTCCCAAAGAAAACTGACCATCTTGCGGAATCTTCAGAGGCGTCTCTGCCGCGGTCATGATACCCTGACTATCTCCAGGGTATTGGATCTCAAAACTGATGTCGACCTTCGCTGTCCTATCAGTCGTGTTGGTAAAGCCATCCACCGCATGCACGACGGTCCCAGTGGTCATGAATAGGGAGTGCAAACCTAGGTGCCGATTCACCCACACTCCTTCACCTTCTATTTCACCTTGGCGATCCAGCGAAAAGGGAGTGGCGACCTTTTCATTGCCTACCTTTTTCAGGTATGCAACGGCTCGACTCACAAAGGGCTTCCCATTGACCTTGAGGCTGCCAAATGAAGGCAATCTTTCGGCCACAGAGCAGGAGCCATCTGCATGAAAGGACCATTGATGACCGTCTGCATCGGGTAGAGGCTCCATCGGCCCCTCGGTCACGACACTTAGCTGCAAATTCTGCCTAGAACCTGTAGAAGTGCGGGCTGGCAGCTCAGGCGGCGGCGCAAGACTTAGAAGTTTGCTGACATCCCAGAGTGAAATCGCCGTGTTCTGATGCCCAATCGCTAAAACTTTCCCGTTTGCAGAAAAGTCTAAACAATTCACATCCATTCCGGGCAGTTCCTGTAGGGCTAACATTTGGGCACTATCAATGTCCCAAAGGCTCACAAACTTTTGAGACCTGCTAAGATCCACCAAATACACAGCTGCCATTTTTTCATCTGGGGTGACAGCGAATCCCAGTCCCCCCCGATCAAAGGTGGGACTAAAGAACGCTCCCCCTCGTCTTGGCCTGAGAGTCTGCGTGATAGCCCCCGTCTTCGCGTGGATAAACAAGATGGCTGAACCGCTCATGGAAACGTAGCACTCCCTTCCTGGTAGCCACAGACCAGAATAGTTTGCACCCTTGTGTTCAGCCAGTTTTGTCAACTCGTCCGATTTGAGGTCTAAATGAGAGACCTCCCCATTGGAATGATGGGCGCAAACATTCTCTGAATCCAAAAAAACGAGGTGATCATCGGCTGAAAATCTCTTGGCCCGCAAAGAGGACAAAGTCTTCACCGTTCCCAATCTCGAGAGGTCCCTGAGCAAGATCCCCTCGGTCGTCGCCGTGATGATGCGCTGGCCCGTCACATCAGCAAAAAGTCCCTGGTGAGAGTGTTGCTCCTCTGGGTTTAACACCCCTCCGAAAGCCAGGGTGCCCATCTTTTTCTCAGGTCTTCCCGGTGGTGGGATATCCGCGGAGGGCAAGGTCCACCGCAGGTAATCCCAACCATCTCCCGCAATGATATCTTGCCCACCATTGGCCAGAACAAAGGAGTCAAAATGACAGGTCTTTCGCGATCCTTGAAGTAAAGCCCGTGGTTTGCGTGTCTCCACATCCCACACAATGAGGCCATTATGATCACGCGAAACCAAAGTCTTGCCGTCTGGTATAAACTTCACCTGCAAAACAGGGCAATCATGCTGACTTTCAACGGATGGCCGGTAGCTCCAATCGCTCGTATCAAAGACGCCGATGCCGCTATGCTCCATCACAAGGATTTTTGTGCCATCGGGTGACCAAGCAGCTCCCTCTCCTCCCGGCAGTTCCTTGACCACCTTTTGGGCCGCAAGGTCAATCACCTTGGCTTCTTCCGAAGTAGAAACGAACAGCCAACGGCTATCGGGCGAAAAGATACTCGTCGTGAGAAAACTGCCATGATCGGCCCAAAGATCCCGCACACGACCATCCAAGCAAGACTCCCAACCTCCTTTGGTGGCCTGTAAAACCTCATAGTTTTCTCCGCCGAAGATCGCCAAATAACGCTCGTCTTTACTTACCACTAAACGGCGCATGTTGTCCAAAAGAACGCCTTTGAAGGGACCAGGGTCTAACCTTAGTGGATTCAACTTCACTTGAAACATCTGAGCATCTTCAGTCTGAGGCTTCAGAAGCATGACAAATTCATCGCCGATCGCTGCCAAGCACTCCGGCGAGGGAAAGCGGTTCTGGCTACCGGGCACCACCAATCGGCTCTCTTCAACACCCGTTTCCGCATCCAGCACACGAAGCGTGCAGAGGGTGCCTTGCTGCGTAGCAGCGAGAACTTTCTTGTCGTCCGTGCTGAAACAAGTGGCCACCAGCTCTTCCTCCTTCTTCAGCGCATGCTTCCAGATTCGGACGCCTTCTGGGAAGCGAAAACAACTCACCGCCAAATACTCGTCCGAATCTAGGTAAGGGCTCTTTTCGGTTGGTTTATATGCTTGCGCACAAAGCCGATTCCCTGCCGTAGAAAGTGCCCAGCCCCCGCCTGCGTTGAGGGCCCCTTTGCATTTCGCTGGCAAGGTAGGTGTCGGCGTGCTCCAGACCTGGATCACTACCTCTTCCTCAGGAATGTACATTTCACTGTTGGAGACAAAAAGACGACCACTCGGATGCCAGACCATTCGCGGCTCGCGCTCAGGCAGTAAGGAGCCGATCTCCGGCTCGCCCAGATGCCCTAGCAACGTAGGTGCTGTTCTCGGCAGAAATTCGAGCTTCCAATCCGCAGGCGGTACCTCCGGACTTTGAGCTAGCGAAGACAAGGGCCACAAGAGGGCAGTTAACAAAAAAGCGTGGTAAAAGGACTGCATGAATAGAAAGGGGTTTTTGATGCAAATTCGCCAGCGTTAGCGCGGAATCGCGATAAAACGTTCTTCCTGGCCACTGCGGATTTTTAACAATAACGTTGGCGCCTTTAAGGTCGCCAGTCGGCTCCTCGCCTGCGCGTGGTTTTGCGCGGGCTGTCCATTGATAAGGAGAATTTGGTCACCTGCTCTTAGTTGGGTGGTGCCATCTTTTGATTTTAGATCTTGGGTAACAATCAAACCAGCGACTTGAGGTGACAGTTTGAAGCGCATTTTCCAATCGCGTGACGCTTCGGCCACCCAAAGGCCTGGAGCCCATTCGACGACATCGGGCGTTTGTGCCTTCTCCGCCTGGAGTCTTTTTAACTCTGGCGGCTCTCCCATAATCGCTTGGAGTGAAATCTTCTGCCCCTGACGTAGAACCTCAAAAGTCGCTTTGTCTCCCGGTTGCAAGCTCGCCAGCCCCAAGCGAAATCTCATGCCGTTTTCCACCTTACGGCCATTGACTTCGACAATCAGATCCGCCTCCTTAAATCCCGCTAAGTCAGCAGCCTCACCTGTTTCCACGCTCTTGACCAGAACACCTTTGGCCTTTTTGGGAAGCTTTAGATCTTCAATCAACTTGGGTGTGACCTCCAAAGTATGCACCCCTAAAAATCCACGTACGACCCAGCCATAACGATGCAAATCACTGGCTACTTTTAGGACCAAATTCACGGGTACCGCAAAGCCTATGTTGTCGCCCCAGTAGCGTGCTGTGTTGATGCCAACGACCCTTCCTAGACCATCCAAGAGGGGCCCACCTGAGTTGCCAGGATTGATCGCCGCATCTGTCTGAATAAAATCCTCCATTCCACCTTCAATCAGACCCAAAGCACCACGACCCGTAGCACTGATGATGCCCAACGTAATGGTCTGTTCCAATCCAAAGGGACTACCTATCGCTAAAACCACATCACCTGGCCGCACACGCAGGCTGTCAGCTAAAGTCGCTGCTTTCAATGTGGGCTGCTGGATCTTAAGCAACGCAATATCAGTAGCTGGATCCATCCCAGCCACCAGTGCCTCGATATCCGTCTCCTGCCCGCGCAACCGAACACTGATTTTGTCTGCCTGATTCACCACGTGAGCATTGGTGATGATCCATCCTTCAGACGAAATAATCACGCCACTACCACTTCCTTTGAAGGCCTCATCTTCCGGCTCTGCCTCCATTCGTTTCTTCTGGGAAAGATCAAACGGATTGCCTTCACTCGATGAATTCTCAGGCTCAGCAATTTTCTGCTGAGTGACAAAAACGGTCACTACACTATCTCTCACTTTTTCAACAACATCCGCGTAGCTGAGAACAACTTGCCCGCCCCCAAGTAGTGGGGCGTGATCTCGTGAAATTTGCGCCTCTAAGCTTCCGGTTCGCTCCAAAGAATCGGCCGATACCACTCCTGAAACGAAAGAGAGAAAGTAAAAAAGATACCGGGTCAGCATAGTTTTTAACTAGTCGAAGAATGCATTCATATCAAGGCCATCGCCTTATGGAAGGAAAGGCAACACGGCACCTAACAGCGACATCTCGGGACTCCTCAGAGAAATTGGGTGGAATCCGCCCTTGAACTGTCGCCGTATCCCATACATTAGAATCATTCCAATTCTAATTCTAAACTATGGCGACTCCCTCCCCACGCTCTTCGTCGAAGCCTTCGGGCCTTGACTGCCGTCTGGCCGTGCTGGGCACCGATGCCCGGCTGACACCGCATCGGCGTGAAGTTTTCCAGGCCTTGGCGGAATCCAATGACCACCCGACGGCTTACGACCTATTTGCCAAAGTGAAGGAGCGTTCGCCCAGCATCTCGCTGGCCACGGTTTACAATTGCCTGGAGCACCTCACCAGCCACGGCCTCATCCGCCAGGTTCAGCTGGAGCGTGGCCAGTCCCGCTACTGTGCGAACCTGCATGAGCACGTGCACTTTCACTGCGAAAGCTGCGGCAAAGTCATTGATGCGCACCCAGCGGCCGATTTTGACCCCGCCAAATTCTGGAACCTACCTGCGGGCACGAAAGTCAGCCGCATGGACATCGCCATCCACGGCACCTGCGAAGCCTGCTCCTGCAAAGTCTAATCCCTTTTTCAACACTCCCTCATGTCCCTCGAAATCAAAGACCTCCACGCTCAGATCCCCGGCCGCGAAATCCTCAAAGGCCTGAACCTCACCATCAATCCTGGTGAAGTACACGCCATCATGGGCCCGAACGGCTCGGGCAAAAGCACCCTCAGCAAGGTTCTCTGCGGTCACGAAGACTACGAAGTCACCAGCGGTGAAGTGCTGCTGGATGGCGAAAACATTCTGGACATGGAAGTGGATGCCCGCAGCCGCGCCGGCCTGTTCCTGGCCTTCCAGTACCCGCATGAAATCCCCGGCGTGAGCAACGCCAACTTCCTCCGCGCTGCCCTCAAGGCCCGCCTGCCGAAGGGTGAGGACATTGACGCCATCAAGTTCTACAAGCAGCTCTACACTCGCATGGACCAGCTCGAGATGGACCGCAGCTTCACCAGCCGCAGCGTCAATGAAGGCTTCTCTGGGGGTGAGAAAAAGCGCAACGAGATCCTCCAGCTCATGATGCTGGAGCCCAAGTACGCCATCCTCGACGAGACCGATTCCGGCCTCGACATTGATGCCCTCAAGGTCGTCTCCCGTGGCGTCAACGCCATGCGCAGCGAGGACCGTGGTTTCCTCGTCATCACCCACTACCAGCGCCTGCTGAACTACATCCAGCCAGACATCGTCCACGTGATGATGGACGGCCAGATCGTCCACACCGGCGGCAAGGAACTGGCCCTGAAGCTGGAAGAAAAAGGCTACGACTGGGTCAAAGAAGAGCTGCTGGCAAATGCTTGAGCCGAAACGGTCTAACCGAGATTGATGAACGAAGAGATTACAGGGTCTTATGTGATTGATACCGCTTCTTTCAAAGCGGCCTTCAAATGGCATCTTCACCGACTGACTCGGTGGAAATGGCTTGCTCTGATTGTGCTCGTTTTCTGTATCTCCATGGGCACCGTTGCTTCGTCAGATCTTCAAGGTAACAAGGCCATCGGAATGGCGGTGGTCATGTTTGTGTTGGTAACCCTCGGCTGCATCATTTGGTATGCACTCATGATCGGGACGTTTCGCTTCATGCTGAAACAGCAGATCAAACGAATTCCAGCCTATGGAATGACTCTCCGTTATGTCATGACAGAAGACGGCCTTCGAAGCACCGCAGGTGGCGCCGAGTCTTTTCTTCCCTGGAATCTGGTGATCAAGAGCATAGCGACTCCAGACGGAGTCTTGGTTTACCCTCAACAGAACCTCTTCAATTGGCTCCCCAAAACAGCCTTCACTTCCGAAGCCGATTACGCCCGCTTCCTCCAGCTCATCACCTCCAAGACCCAGCACTCCAAGGTCGGCTTGAACTGAACCCTGATAACTGAACACCGAACACTTTCCTATTATGGTCACCGCCCCAGACAACGACATTTCCGACATCAAGGTCGATAGCGTGGGGGACTTCATGTTCCCTGAGCGCAACAAATACGACTCCGGCTTTGGCATCACCGAAAAGACGGTGGACTTCATTGCCGATGTCAAAAACGACCCGGACTGGATCCGTGAGTTCCGTCACAAGGCGCTCAAAATTTTCCAGAGCAAGCCCATGCCCACACACTGGGCCACGAAGGACCTGGAGAACATCAAGTTCGACGAGTTCCGCTACTACCTTTCCGATGGCCAGAAGCCGAAGCGTTCCTGGGACGACGTGCCTGAGGATGTGAAGCGTACCTTTGACCGCCTGGGCATCCCGGAGCAGGAGCGCAAGTTCCTCGCTGGCGTGGAGGCGCAGTATGACTCTGAAGCCGCTTACTCCAACATCAAAGCTGCCGTGGAAGAACAGGGCGTCATCTTCGTCAACAGCACCGAGGGCCTGCACAAGCACCCTGAGATCTTCAAGAAGTGGTTCGGAAAGGTCATTCCAACGGGTGACAACAAATTCAGCGCCCTGAACAGCGCCGTGTTCTCCGGCGGTTCCTTCATCTACGTGCCCCCAGGCGTGAAGGTGAAGCATCCCCTGCAGGCTTACTTCCGCATCAACTCGGAGCAGTTTGGCCAGTTCGAGCGCACGCTCATCATTGCCGATGAAGGCGCGGAGCTGATGTACATGGAAGGCTGTACCGCCCCCAAATTTGAAACCGCCACGCTGCACAGCGCTGTGGTGGAGCTCGTGGCCATGAAGGGCGCGAAGATCCAATACGTGACCGTGCAAAACTGGAGCAGCAACGTCTTCAACCTCGTCACCAAACGCGGCATCGCCCATGAAGATGCCGAAGTGCGCTGGATTGACTGCAACATCGGCAGCCGCCTGACCATGAAGTAC
It includes:
- a CDS encoding alpha/beta hydrolase family protein gives rise to the protein MTRFIALCSVLIGGSLYQAHSALPGWQAEVAVIQISSTADQSPQPALTWSPTTQEARPLLVGLHTWSGDYQQAANGRVYAQWCMDQGWHFVYPNFRGPNQTPAAMGSDLAVQDVVDAVAHLQKTQHVDASRIYLIGVSGGGHMAMQMAGRHPEIWAGVSAWCGISDITAWHTEHSKNGVPDNYARHIELALGGAPVGALLTQAAQRSPLTHLARAKDVPLDLNHGIHDGRTGSVPFRHSLLAFNRVVDSPLPETEIRAYYDTQQRPTTWPAPEADPLYGSKVVLFRKTSANARVTLFEGGHEILYTPSLNWLAQQQKGKPAVWKIATPMPVSGAAETKSGL
- a CDS encoding HAD family hydrolase — encoded protein: MLKAFIFDLDGTLIDSLADIAASINRMLEARGYPLCKDAGIFKQMVGDGMEKLVERALPETARSEEMIRLCTEEYRAFYDIHWQEQTQPYPHIVEVLAALKAKGLKLGVISNKAHRFTVPMTEHFFGSDCFELILGQRAEVPRKPDPAGAHEAATILGLRPEECAYVGDSGIDMAFAKSSGMVGIGVDWGFRSVAELTEHGATYVISTPGELLEIYDKSC
- a CDS encoding L,D-transpeptidase, translated to MVSTRILRIAAQTSVLAASFWLSSCKTPTAPPPPVVEPAKKPTGLFEWQGEGKSISSIKINVDEQKAYLYNGEDQIGWTYVATGITSFPTPTGEFKIMEKVADKVSNLYGKGYDANGKLVNSDFKQGRDLLPPGGRFEAAKMTYFMRLTGDGVGMHIGPIPRPGRRASHGCIRLPSKFAGTIFKNVSVGTPVTIVGSGPDYATYIKQSNAKAKANAAKLAAAKAKANEAAVKAATTLAPDDPNGPGPDTPPAAGTPAPGSSVITTLPAPAATPTPVPATPTEEVKPAVPAPQQ
- a CDS encoding cupin domain-containing protein, with amino-acid sequence MTRIQSDDLPWTSQNSPQGKYGVRRRSLSQATGGAKDTGTWGGGHPFEVEIHRVPPGKVNFPFHEHSAQWEAYYILSGFGVVRSPKGKEVIQAGDYLVFPPGEAHQIHNHGEEDLTFMVIADQPQADIIHYPESGKWLMKPQKKCFQMNEVEYFAGEE